In Eupeodes corollae chromosome X, idEupCoro1.1, whole genome shotgun sequence, the following proteins share a genomic window:
- the LOC129953399 gene encoding calcium/calmodulin-dependent protein kinase type 1 isoform X2, whose translation MPLFGKKDSGKKSKKETKDLNKQISIEDKYNLQGLLGTGAFSEVRLAESKDNPGQHFAVKIIDKKALKGKEDSLENEIKVLRRFSSNQNDPDGPSGPRLTHPNIVQLLETYEDKSKVYLVMELVTGGELFDRIVEKGSYTEKDAADLIRQVLEAVDYMHEQGVVHRDLKPENLLYYSADEDSKIMISDFGLSKMEDSGIMATACGTPGYVAPEVLAQKPYGKAVDVWSIGVISYILLCGYPPFYDENDANLFAQILKGEFEFDSPYWDEISDSAKHFIQNLMCVNVEKRYTCKKALAHAWISGNAASSKNIHGTVSEQLKKNFAKSRWKQAYYAATVIRQMQRMALNSNAAGNSSNTANVEPSPVTSAMEAEPSIVTSNETELTAVSSTPSANVADQEDSQMDCHDTPSVVNGSTPPK comes from the exons TGGTGCCTTTTCAGAAGTTCGCTTAGCCGAGAGTAAAGACAATCCTGGCCAACATTTTGCTGTTAAGATTATTGATAAAAAAGCATTAAAAGGAAAAGAGGATTCacttgaaaatgaaattaaagttcTTCGAAG gttcaGCTCCAATCAAAATGATCCGGATGGACCTAGTGGACCGCG ACTTACACATCCGAATATAGTCCAACTGCTGGAAACCTATGAGGACAAATCCAAAGTGTATCTAGTGATGGAATT AGTTACTGGCGGTGAGCTGTTTGATAGAATCGTAGAAAAAGGGTCATACACCGAAAAGGATGCTGCCGATTTAATTAGACAGGTTTTAGAAGCAGTTGATTATATGCACGAGCAAGGTGTTGTACATAGAGACctcaaa CCcgaaaatcttttatattataGCGCAGATGAGGACAGTAAAATAATGATAAGTGATTTTGGGTTATCTAAAATGGAAGATTCTGGAATTATGGCGACAGCTTGTGGTACACCTGGCTATGTAGCCCCAGAAGTTTTGGCACAAAAACCATATGGAAAAGCAGTTGATGTATGGAGCATAGGTGTTATATCATATATCTTACTGTGTGGCTATCCACCATTTTATGATGAGAATGATGCCAATTTATTTGCACAAATCTTAAAAG gtgaatttgaatttgattcacCATACTGGGATGAAATAAGTGATTCTGCAAAACACTTTATTCAAAACTTGATGTGTGTCAATGTAGAAAAACGATATACGTGCAAAAAGGCTTTAGCGCACGCATG gatATCTGGAAATGCTGCAAGCAGTAAAAATATTCATGGAACCGTTTCAGAGCAACTTAAAAAGAACTTTGCCAAATCACGTTGGAAG CAAGCATATTATGCGGCAACGGTTATACGTCAAATGCAGCGTATGGCTTTAAATAGCAATGCGGCAGGTAATAGTAGCAATACAGCCAACGTAGAGCCTTCACCTGTGACGTCTGCAATGGAGGCAGAGCCAAGCATAGTCACATCAAATGAAACTGAATTAACAGCAGTATCATCAACACCATCCGCCAATGTTGCTGACCAAGAAGACAGCCAGATGGATTGCCATGACACACCGTCAGTTGTGAATGGGAGCACCCCGCCaaaatag
- the LOC129953399 gene encoding calcium/calmodulin-dependent protein kinase type 1 isoform X1 — MPLFGKKDSGKKSKKETKDLNKQISIEDKYNLQGLLGTGAFSEVRLAESKDNPGQHFAVKIIDKKALKGKEDSLENEIKVLRRLTHPNIVQLLETYEDKSKVYLVMELVTGGELFDRIVEKGSYTEKDAADLIRQVLEAVDYMHEQGVVHRDLKPENLLYYSADEDSKIMISDFGLSKMEDSGIMATACGTPGYVAPEVLAQKPYGKAVDVWSIGVISYILLCGYPPFYDENDANLFAQILKGEFEFDSPYWDEISDSAKHFIQNLMCVNVEKRYTCKKALAHAWISGNAASSKNIHGTVSEQLKKNFAKSRWKQAYYAATVIRQMQRMALNSNAAGNSSNTANVEPSPVTSAMEAEPSIVTSNETELTAVSSTPSANVADQEDSQMDCHDTPSVVNGSTPPK; from the exons TGGTGCCTTTTCAGAAGTTCGCTTAGCCGAGAGTAAAGACAATCCTGGCCAACATTTTGCTGTTAAGATTATTGATAAAAAAGCATTAAAAGGAAAAGAGGATTCacttgaaaatgaaattaaagttcTTCGAAG ACTTACACATCCGAATATAGTCCAACTGCTGGAAACCTATGAGGACAAATCCAAAGTGTATCTAGTGATGGAATT AGTTACTGGCGGTGAGCTGTTTGATAGAATCGTAGAAAAAGGGTCATACACCGAAAAGGATGCTGCCGATTTAATTAGACAGGTTTTAGAAGCAGTTGATTATATGCACGAGCAAGGTGTTGTACATAGAGACctcaaa CCcgaaaatcttttatattataGCGCAGATGAGGACAGTAAAATAATGATAAGTGATTTTGGGTTATCTAAAATGGAAGATTCTGGAATTATGGCGACAGCTTGTGGTACACCTGGCTATGTAGCCCCAGAAGTTTTGGCACAAAAACCATATGGAAAAGCAGTTGATGTATGGAGCATAGGTGTTATATCATATATCTTACTGTGTGGCTATCCACCATTTTATGATGAGAATGATGCCAATTTATTTGCACAAATCTTAAAAG gtgaatttgaatttgattcacCATACTGGGATGAAATAAGTGATTCTGCAAAACACTTTATTCAAAACTTGATGTGTGTCAATGTAGAAAAACGATATACGTGCAAAAAGGCTTTAGCGCACGCATG gatATCTGGAAATGCTGCAAGCAGTAAAAATATTCATGGAACCGTTTCAGAGCAACTTAAAAAGAACTTTGCCAAATCACGTTGGAAG CAAGCATATTATGCGGCAACGGTTATACGTCAAATGCAGCGTATGGCTTTAAATAGCAATGCGGCAGGTAATAGTAGCAATACAGCCAACGTAGAGCCTTCACCTGTGACGTCTGCAATGGAGGCAGAGCCAAGCATAGTCACATCAAATGAAACTGAATTAACAGCAGTATCATCAACACCATCCGCCAATGTTGCTGACCAAGAAGACAGCCAGATGGATTGCCATGACACACCGTCAGTTGTGAATGGGAGCACCCCGCCaaaatag
- the LOC129953403 gene encoding uncharacterized protein LOC129953403 isoform X1 encodes MAQASKAQIKMLTSFMEQNTDVAKSFSPKGNNYKESHKMLWEKLSKTLNANGPPTKSTREWKRIWTTRKYSVKKKLLQNQKSLKETGGGPFMELPLDTNEETIVKVCGIKAAIAGISGVSSCGGEDENEEIKILLSDKIG; translated from the exons at GGCGCAAGCAAGTAAggcacaaataaaaatgttgacgtCTTTCATGGAGCAGAATACAGACGTGGCCAAATCCTTCTCTCCAAAGGGAAATAATTACAAGGAATCCCACAAAATGCTGTGGGAAAAACTTTCAAAGACATTAAATGCAAACGGACCACCAACTAAATCCACACGAGAGTGGAAAAGG ATTTGGACAACGCGAAAGTAttccgtaaaaaaaaaacttttacagaACCAAAAATCCTTAAAAGAAACCGGAGGAGGCCCGTTTATGGAGTTACCGTTAGACACAAATGAAGAAACTATTGTAAAAGTTTGTGGAATTAAGGCAGCAATAGCGGGGATAAGTGGTGTTTCAAGCTGTGGTGGTGAAGACGAAA atgaagaaataaaaattctattatCAGATAAAATCGGATAA
- the LOC129953403 gene encoding uncharacterized protein LOC129953403 isoform X2: MLTSFMEQNTDVAKSFSPKGNNYKESHKMLWEKLSKTLNANGPPTKSTREWKRIWTTRKYSVKKKLLQNQKSLKETGGGPFMELPLDTNEETIVKVCGIKAAIAGISGVSSCGGEDENEEIKILLSDKIG; this comes from the exons atgttgacgtCTTTCATGGAGCAGAATACAGACGTGGCCAAATCCTTCTCTCCAAAGGGAAATAATTACAAGGAATCCCACAAAATGCTGTGGGAAAAACTTTCAAAGACATTAAATGCAAACGGACCACCAACTAAATCCACACGAGAGTGGAAAAGG ATTTGGACAACGCGAAAGTAttccgtaaaaaaaaaacttttacagaACCAAAAATCCTTAAAAGAAACCGGAGGAGGCCCGTTTATGGAGTTACCGTTAGACACAAATGAAGAAACTATTGTAAAAGTTTGTGGAATTAAGGCAGCAATAGCGGGGATAAGTGGTGTTTCAAGCTGTGGTGGTGAAGACGAAA atgaagaaataaaaattctattatCAGATAAAATCGGATAA